The proteins below are encoded in one region of Clostridium pasteurianum DSM 525 = ATCC 6013:
- a CDS encoding flavin reductase family protein, whose protein sequence is MSKLNFKGSVMLNPAPVVLVTSKSLSGKINIFTVAWISTVCTKEPIIAMGIRPERLSYKYITESNECVINLPTTSMVKIVDYCGVVSGKKEDKIKHFNLELNKGVKVDTPSLEKSPIALECKVQSITPLGTHDLFLFKVLNVKIDENLLDSKNKICFDKANLICYSHGEYYGLTSKSLGSFGYSIKKKSKRK, encoded by the coding sequence ATGAGTAAATTAAATTTTAAGGGCAGTGTAATGTTAAATCCTGCTCCAGTAGTTCTTGTCACATCTAAAAGTCTGTCTGGCAAAATAAATATATTTACTGTTGCATGGATTAGTACCGTATGTACAAAAGAACCTATAATTGCAATGGGTATACGACCAGAAAGACTCTCCTATAAATATATTACAGAAAGTAATGAATGTGTAATAAACCTTCCCACAACAAGTATGGTGAAAATTGTAGATTACTGTGGAGTTGTATCTGGAAAAAAAGAAGATAAAATTAAACATTTTAATTTAGAGTTAAATAAAGGAGTAAAGGTAGACACTCCTTCCCTTGAAAAGTCTCCAATAGCTCTAGAATGTAAAGTACAATCCATTACACCCCTTGGGACTCATGACTTATTCCTTTTCAAAGTATTAAATGTTAAAATAGATGAAAATTTATTAGATTCCAAGAATAAGATATGTTTTGATAAAGCCAATCTCATATGCTATAGTCATGGTGAATATTATGGATTAACATCAAAATCCCTTGGTTCTTTTGGTTACTCAATTAAAAAGAAAAGCAAAAGAAAATAA
- a CDS encoding YibE/F family protein translates to MVKNRRNVIIGIVIVLMAVVFLCFKNIAENNNDNAPVHGKVISESSEDGNSEQKSNNTSGVQHGKVQVKITSGSHKGEVVTLDNLVNDKTFHESIAYKGSEVLINLDENDDGSIKSAYIYEIVRYKYIYILLAVFIILLAIIGGKKGIKSIVALVLTCIVILKILIPLIIKGYNPVTVSIVLCIGVSILSLLIISGKNKKTMAAIIGTIGGVLIAAIIGILMSTFLRLTGLSDEELQMLVYISQNTSFDFRGLLFSSILMGALGAVMDVSMSIASSINEIREKSENISTIELIKSGMNVGRDIMGTMANTLILAYVGGSMYILMLISSYNLPMFRILNQDVIASEILKSMAGSIGLTLTIPITAAAAAWLYRKKYND, encoded by the coding sequence ATGGTTAAAAATAGACGAAATGTAATTATAGGTATTGTTATAGTTTTAATGGCAGTAGTTTTTTTGTGTTTTAAAAATATTGCTGAAAATAATAATGATAATGCACCGGTGCATGGTAAAGTCATATCTGAAAGTTCAGAGGATGGAAATTCTGAGCAAAAAAGTAATAATACCAGCGGAGTTCAGCATGGTAAAGTTCAGGTAAAAATAACTTCTGGAAGCCATAAAGGAGAGGTAGTTACTTTAGACAATCTGGTTAACGATAAAACTTTCCATGAAAGTATAGCCTATAAAGGATCAGAGGTTCTTATAAATCTTGATGAAAATGATGATGGAAGTATAAAAAGTGCATATATATATGAGATAGTAAGATACAAATATATATACATATTATTGGCTGTTTTTATTATATTACTTGCAATTATAGGTGGTAAAAAAGGGATAAAGTCCATAGTTGCATTGGTATTAACCTGTATAGTTATATTAAAAATTCTTATTCCACTGATTATAAAGGGATATAATCCTGTAACAGTATCAATTGTATTATGTATAGGTGTAAGTATTTTAAGTCTGCTTATTATAAGCGGAAAGAATAAAAAAACTATGGCGGCAATTATTGGAACCATAGGTGGAGTACTTATAGCAGCAATTATTGGAATATTAATGAGTACATTTTTAAGACTTACGGGACTCAGTGATGAAGAATTACAAATGTTAGTTTACATATCTCAAAATACTTCTTTTGATTTTAGAGGATTATTATTTTCAAGTATATTGATGGGGGCCTTGGGAGCAGTTATGGATGTTAGTATGTCTATTGCTTCTTCCATTAATGAAATTAGAGAGAAAAGTGAAAATATATCTACAATAGAACTTATAAAGTCTGGAATGAATGTGGGAAGAGATATTATGGGTACTATGGCTAATACATTAATATTGGCTTATGTAGGAGGATCCATGTACATTTTAATGCTTATATCTTCTTATAATTTACCTATGTTTAGGATTTTAAATCAAGATGTTATAGCTTCAGAAATTTTAAAATCTATGGCTGGAAGTATAGGATTAACTTTGACTATACCAATTACAGCGGCAGCAGCTGCTTGGCTATACAGAAAAAAATATAATGATTAG
- a CDS encoding RrF2 family transcriptional regulator, whose translation MKISTKGRYGLKAMIDLSINSVNDSVTLKSISERQNISEGYLEQIFAALRKKGLIQGKKGSQGGYILGQSPSDITVGDILRALEGELNLVEIDETKTDDRVEQCINYNVWSKLNKSINDIVDSITLEDLVMKYNTLANDTFMYYI comes from the coding sequence ATGAAAATTTCTACAAAAGGAAGATACGGCTTAAAGGCTATGATTGACTTATCTATAAATTCAGTAAATGATAGTGTTACTTTAAAGAGCATAAGCGAGAGACAAAATATATCTGAGGGATATTTAGAACAGATTTTTGCAGCTCTTAGAAAAAAAGGGCTTATTCAAGGTAAAAAGGGTTCACAAGGAGGATATATATTAGGCCAATCACCTAGCGATATTACTGTTGGTGATATTCTAAGAGCCTTGGAGGGTGAATTAAATTTAGTAGAAATTGATGAAACTAAAACTGATGATAGAGTGGAGCAATGTATTAACTACAATGTTTGGAGTAAGCTCAATAAAAGTATAAATGATATAGTGGATTCAATTACTTTGGAAGACCTAGTTATGAAGTATAATACACTTGCTAATGACACATTTATGTATTATATTTAA
- the cysK gene encoding cysteine synthase A, with protein sequence MSRIFKNVTELIGNTPLVELSKYEDSEKLQGKILAKVEYFNPAGSVKDRIGYSMITDAEEKGLINKDTVIIEPTSGNTGVGLALVCSAKGYKLILTMPETMSIERRKLLKAYGADLVLTPGPDGMKGAIKKAEELAVEYKNAFIPQQFKNPANPAYHEKTTAEEIWKDTDGKVDVFISGVGTGGTLTGVAKVLKERNPKVKIIAVEPYDSPVLEGGKPGPHKLQGIGAGFVPDVLKLDLVDEIIAVKNEEAFAITKELATVEGLLVGISSGAAVSAALQVAKRPEFKDKNIVVILPDTGQRYLSMGVFD encoded by the coding sequence ATGTCAAGAATTTTTAAAAATGTTACTGAGTTAATAGGAAATACTCCTTTAGTAGAGTTATCTAAATATGAAGATTCAGAAAAGCTCCAAGGAAAAATATTGGCTAAAGTTGAATATTTTAATCCAGCAGGAAGTGTAAAAGATAGAATAGGATATTCAATGATAACTGATGCAGAGGAAAAAGGACTCATAAATAAAGATACAGTTATAATAGAGCCAACAAGTGGCAACACTGGTGTAGGTTTGGCACTTGTATGTTCAGCAAAAGGATATAAGTTGATTTTAACTATGCCAGAAACCATGAGTATTGAAAGAAGAAAACTATTAAAAGCCTATGGGGCAGATTTAGTTTTAACACCGGGACCAGATGGAATGAAAGGTGCAATAAAAAAAGCAGAAGAGCTTGCAGTTGAGTATAAAAATGCTTTTATACCTCAGCAGTTTAAAAATCCTGCTAATCCTGCTTATCATGAAAAAACTACTGCGGAAGAGATATGGAAGGATACCGATGGTAAAGTGGATGTATTTATTTCTGGAGTAGGTACTGGTGGTACTCTTACTGGAGTAGCAAAGGTACTTAAGGAGAGAAATCCTAAAGTAAAAATAATAGCAGTTGAACCTTATGATTCACCTGTACTTGAAGGAGGAAAGCCAGGTCCTCATAAACTTCAGGGAATAGGTGCTGGATTTGTGCCAGATGTTTTAAAATTAGATTTAGTAGATGAAATAATAGCAGTTAAAAATGAAGAGGCTTTTGCTATCACTAAAGAATTAGCTACAGTAGAAGGTCTTTTAGTTGGTATTTCATCAGGAGCAGCTGTGTCTGCTGCATTGCAAGTTGCAAAAAGACCTGAATTTAAAGATAAAAATATAGTTGTAATACTTCCTGATACAGGTCAAAGATATCTGTCAATGGGAGTTTTCGATTAA
- the nifS gene encoding cysteine desulfurase NifS produces MKYDKKLVYLDYGASTPMNKEVFKEIEPYFYTFYGNPSSVSSFSERSKMAIFNARERIAKAINCQRNEIYFTSGGTESDNWAIKGIALKNRDKGNHIITTSIEHPAVLNTCKYLEELGFKITYVPVDKYGIVNLEYIKNAITESTILVSIMFANNEVGSIQPIKEIGEVCRQKNIIFHTDAVQAAGHIPIDVEKMNIDMLSMSAHKFYGPKGIGILYIKRGIKIDNFVHGGHQERGRRAGTENTPGIVGLGKALELCNSNIIEESNRTKYLRDKLAKEILEIPGTEINGPDYERRLPGNLNICFNGIDAEILLMSLDLKGICASAGSACSAGSIRPSHVLSAMGISPEKCKSSLRFSLGEGISEEDIDYTISTLKEIIGSIRTT; encoded by the coding sequence ATGAAGTATGATAAAAAATTAGTATATTTGGACTATGGTGCCTCTACTCCTATGAATAAAGAAGTTTTTAAGGAGATAGAGCCTTATTTTTATACTTTTTACGGTAATCCTTCATCAGTATCTTCTTTCTCTGAAAGATCAAAAATGGCTATATTTAATGCTAGGGAAAGAATAGCTAAGGCCATAAATTGTCAAAGAAATGAAATCTATTTTACCAGTGGTGGTACAGAAAGTGATAACTGGGCAATAAAAGGGATAGCCCTCAAAAATAGAGACAAGGGCAATCATATAATAACTACCTCCATAGAACATCCAGCCGTGCTCAATACTTGCAAATATTTAGAAGAATTAGGATTTAAAATTACATATGTTCCAGTTGACAAATATGGTATAGTAAATTTAGAATATATAAAAAATGCTATTACTGAAAGTACTATTTTAGTGTCAATTATGTTTGCAAACAATGAAGTTGGCTCAATACAGCCAATTAAAGAAATAGGAGAAGTTTGCAGACAAAAGAATATAATTTTTCATACTGATGCAGTTCAAGCAGCTGGTCATATTCCAATAGATGTAGAGAAAATGAATATAGATATGCTTTCTATGTCTGCACATAAATTTTATGGACCTAAAGGCATAGGGATTTTATATATAAAACGTGGAATTAAGATAGATAATTTTGTTCACGGAGGACATCAAGAAAGGGGAAGAAGGGCAGGGACAGAGAATACTCCGGGTATTGTTGGTTTAGGCAAAGCCCTTGAATTATGTAATTCAAACATAATTGAAGAATCAAATAGAACAAAATATTTAAGAGATAAATTGGCAAAGGAAATTTTAGAAATACCAGGAACTGAAATCAATGGCCCTGATTATGAAAGAAGGCTTCCAGGCAATTTAAATATATGCTTTAATGGTATAGATGCAGAAATATTACTTATGTCTTTGGATTTAAAAGGAATTTGTGCATCTGCAGGAAGTGCATGTTCAGCAGGTTCTATAAGACCATCTCATGTACTCTCTGCCATGGGTATTAGTCCAGAAAAGTGTAAAAGCTCACTAAGGTTCAGCCTTGGAGAGGGAATATCAGAAGAAGATATTGATTATACTATTAGTACACTAAAAGAAATAATTGGCAGTATTAGAACTACTTAA
- the mnmA gene encoding tRNA 2-thiouridine(34) synthase MnmA — protein MNNRVVVGMSGGVDSSVTAYLLKEQGYEVIGVTMQVWPEDKEYEEREGGCCSLSSVEDARRVAHKLGIPFYVMNFKDIFDEKVIQPFIQEYLSGRTPNPCIACNKFIKFDAFLEKAKSLGADYVATGHYAKIYKNDKGRYLIERSKDDKKDQTYVLYNMTQHQLEHTLMPCGDYSKDRIREIAKEIGLSVHNKKDSEEICFIPDNDHGAYIKRQRPEQVKEGNFVDSNGNILGRHKGIVYYTIGQRKGLGISLGKPVFVKDINILKNEVVLGSEEDIFKKSLIANEVNFISFDKLDSPMKVQAKIRYASKATEATIYPLEDSKIKVTFEKPVRAITKGQSVVFYDGDLLLGGGIIEKLN, from the coding sequence ATGAATAATAGAGTTGTAGTTGGTATGAGCGGAGGAGTAGACAGCTCAGTAACTGCATATCTTTTAAAAGAACAAGGGTATGAAGTAATTGGAGTAACCATGCAGGTATGGCCTGAGGATAAAGAATATGAAGAAAGGGAAGGGGGATGCTGCTCTCTTTCTTCTGTGGAAGATGCCAGAAGAGTAGCACATAAACTTGGAATACCATTTTATGTGATGAATTTTAAAGATATATTTGATGAAAAAGTTATTCAGCCTTTCATACAGGAATACTTATCAGGCAGAACTCCAAATCCATGCATAGCTTGCAATAAATTTATAAAATTTGATGCTTTTTTAGAAAAGGCAAAATCCTTAGGTGCAGATTATGTAGCTACAGGGCATTATGCAAAAATATATAAAAATGATAAAGGCAGATATTTAATAGAAAGATCGAAAGATGATAAAAAAGATCAAACTTATGTATTGTATAATATGACGCAGCATCAGCTCGAACATACATTAATGCCTTGTGGAGATTATAGTAAGGATAGAATACGAGAAATTGCAAAAGAAATAGGATTAAGTGTTCATAATAAAAAAGATAGTGAAGAGATTTGCTTTATTCCAGATAATGATCATGGTGCCTATATAAAAAGACAAAGACCTGAACAGGTTAAAGAGGGAAATTTTGTAGACAGCAATGGTAACATATTAGGACGACATAAGGGTATAGTATATTATACTATAGGTCAGAGAAAAGGACTTGGAATTTCACTAGGTAAGCCTGTGTTTGTAAAAGATATAAATATTTTAAAAAACGAGGTTGTACTTGGCAGTGAAGAGGATATATTCAAAAAATCACTTATAGCAAATGAAGTTAATTTTATTTCCTTTGATAAACTTGATTCACCCATGAAGGTTCAAGCAAAAATAAGGTATGCCTCTAAAGCCACAGAGGCAACTATATATCCACTTGAAGACTCAAAGATAAAGGTGACTTTTGAAAAACCTGTTAGAGCTATAACTAAAGGTCAATCTGTAGTTTTTTATGATGGTGATTTACTTCTAGGTGGTGGCATTATAGAAAAACTTAATTGA
- a CDS encoding zinc-ribbon domain-containing protein, whose translation MADKTIVCKDCSKDFIFTEGEQEFYKEKGFENDPVRCPECRKARKAQNNRGFRR comes from the coding sequence ATGGCTGATAAGACTATTGTATGTAAAGATTGTAGTAAGGATTTTATCTTCACTGAAGGTGAACAAGAATTTTACAAAGAAAAAGGTTTTGAAAATGATCCTGTTAGATGTCCTGAATGTAGAAAAGCAAGAAAGGCACAAAACAACAGAGGTTTCAGAAGATAG
- a CDS encoding polysaccharide deacetylase family protein: MFKFKKYKFNLFFLISLLIIQSIYISIPKAKYMDSPDEISNKKIVYLTFDDGPTIITGKLLDTLKKYNVKATFFVVGKEIDEREDLLKRIYKEGHSIGLHTFSHNFKKIYKDEDTFLQEMLHTQNKIKEVTGINTNLIRFPGGSSKHLNTEMLEKLHKNNLKVYDWNVCIDDGVNPHLPVNQLVKKAKKCKLEDDKVIILMHCNSNNINTIKALPQIISYYRNNGYKIEPITNMTPEYHYKIKK; encoded by the coding sequence ATGTTTAAATTCAAAAAGTATAAATTTAATTTATTTTTTTTAATATCATTATTAATAATTCAATCTATTTATATAAGTATTCCAAAGGCAAAATACATGGATTCTCCAGATGAAATTTCTAATAAAAAAATTGTATATCTAACTTTTGATGATGGTCCCACTATAATAACTGGTAAACTACTAGATACTTTAAAAAAATATAATGTAAAAGCTACCTTTTTTGTAGTAGGTAAGGAAATAGATGAAAGAGAGGATTTGTTAAAAAGAATATATAAAGAAGGTCACAGCATTGGTCTTCATACTTTTTCTCATAATTTCAAAAAAATATATAAAGATGAAGATACATTTCTTCAGGAAATGCTTCATACTCAAAATAAAATTAAAGAAGTTACAGGAATAAATACAAATTTAATAAGATTTCCAGGCGGAAGTTCTAAACACCTTAATACTGAAATGCTTGAAAAGCTTCATAAAAATAATTTGAAAGTTTATGATTGGAATGTATGTATAGATGATGGAGTAAATCCTCATCTACCTGTAAATCAATTAGTAAAGAAAGCGAAAAAATGCAAACTTGAAGATGATAAAGTAATAATTCTCATGCATTGTAATTCAAATAATATTAATACCATAAAGGCATTACCTCAAATTATAAGTTATTATAGAAACAACGGATATAAAATAGAACCAATTACCAACATGACTCCAGAATATCATTATAAAATTAAAAAATAG
- a CDS encoding response regulator, whose protein sequence is MEENILIVEDEERMRKLISAYLKKDGYNTLEAKNGSEAIKIFNSNETILIVLDIMMPLIDGFDVCRYIRKNSDVPIIILTAKAEEDDKLLGYELGADDYITKPFSPKILVAKTKALLKRYHGENESNNIDFHGISINELSHEVKIDNKEIYLSPKEFDLLLYFIKNKGIVLSRNKILDGVWGMDYYGDLRTVDTHIKRLREKLMDKAHLISTVRGSGYKLEVKK, encoded by the coding sequence ATGGAAGAAAATATTTTAATTGTAGAAGACGAAGAGAGAATGAGAAAACTTATAAGTGCATATTTAAAAAAAGATGGATACAATACTTTAGAAGCAAAAAATGGATCGGAAGCTATAAAGATTTTTAATTCTAATGAAACAATTCTTATAGTTCTTGATATAATGATGCCTTTAATAGATGGATTTGATGTGTGTAGATACATAAGGAAGAATTCAGATGTACCAATAATTATATTGACCGCTAAGGCAGAAGAAGATGATAAGCTTTTAGGATATGAATTAGGGGCGGATGATTATATAACTAAACCTTTTAGTCCTAAAATATTAGTAGCCAAAACAAAGGCACTTTTAAAACGCTATCATGGGGAGAATGAGTCAAATAATATAGATTTTCATGGCATCAGTATTAATGAATTGAGTCATGAGGTTAAAATTGATAATAAGGAGATATATTTATCTCCAAAAGAATTTGATCTTTTATTATATTTTATAAAAAATAAAGGAATAGTGTTAAGCAGAAATAAAATACTGGATGGAGTATGGGGAATGGATTATTATGGTGATCTTAGGACGGTAGATACCCATATAAAAAGATTAAGAGAAAAACTCATGGATAAGGCTCATCTAATATCTACAGTTAGGGGGAGCGGTTATAAATTAGAGGTGAAAAAATGA
- a CDS encoding HAMP domain-containing sensor histidine kinase, translating to MNFNRGIAVKLFFITLAFFTLFISSILIFQSLFFEKFYISRKMDTLQRNVEKFKKDYNNTSNTNDISQLARDFEDSNNSKVAILDKYGFLNFVAGYDNREAESASVKVIKEVINNWNSNPGLSINILKSGKSSTYIFDNKVYNIKNIVCVVPDSEKQEVVFAVSSLQPVNEASSVIKEFYIYIYISALIFIIILSLIYSNMISKPLISLNKTASKMVNLDFSEKCIVKTNDEIGNLGNTLNFLSESLNNAMDSLKKANEKLKNDIEQERKLEKMRKEFVGGVSHELKTPISLIEGYAEGIKDNIFEEDKNYYIDVIIDEAKKMGALVKDMLDLSQLESGNFKLKYNNFYIDKLISATIRKYYNMLNNREIDVNLNLISSVLTEGDSMRIEQVLTNFITNAIDHTENKSKISIDMCEHEDKVYVYIKNWGKNIEKDELSKIWDKFYKIDKSRNRSIGGTGLGLAITKNILMLHKSDFGVENFKGGVAFYFSLFKADSSD from the coding sequence ATGAATTTCAATAGAGGAATAGCTGTAAAATTATTCTTTATAACATTGGCTTTTTTTACGTTATTTATAAGCAGTATACTTATTTTTCAGTCTTTATTTTTTGAAAAATTCTATATTAGTAGAAAAATGGACACTTTGCAGAGAAATGTAGAAAAATTTAAAAAAGATTATAATAATACTTCTAATACTAATGATATTTCACAATTAGCAAGAGATTTTGAAGATTCAAATAATAGTAAAGTGGCTATTTTAGATAAATATGGATTTTTAAATTTTGTAGCAGGATATGATAACAGAGAAGCAGAATCAGCTAGTGTAAAGGTTATAAAAGAAGTGATTAATAACTGGAACTCAAATCCTGGATTATCTATAAATATCCTGAAAAGTGGAAAAAGCAGCACTTACATATTTGACAATAAGGTTTATAATATAAAAAATATAGTTTGTGTGGTTCCCGATAGTGAAAAACAAGAGGTAGTATTTGCTGTTTCTTCATTACAACCCGTTAATGAGGCCTCATCTGTTATTAAAGAATTTTATATATACATATATATATCTGCATTGATATTTATTATAATACTATCACTTATATATTCAAACATGATTTCCAAACCATTGATAAGTTTAAATAAGACTGCATCTAAAATGGTAAATTTGGATTTTTCAGAAAAGTGTATTGTTAAGACCAATGATGAAATTGGAAATTTGGGAAATACTTTAAATTTTCTATCTGAAAGTTTGAATAATGCAATGGATTCTTTAAAAAAGGCCAATGAAAAACTAAAAAATGATATTGAACAGGAAAGAAAATTAGAAAAAATGCGTAAAGAATTCGTTGGTGGTGTATCCCATGAATTGAAAACTCCTATAAGTCTTATAGAGGGATATGCAGAAGGAATTAAGGATAACATTTTTGAAGAAGATAAAAATTATTATATAGATGTAATTATAGATGAAGCAAAGAAAATGGGAGCTCTAGTTAAGGATATGCTGGATTTATCCCAACTTGAAAGTGGTAATTTTAAGCTGAAGTATAATAATTTTTATATTGATAAACTCATTAGTGCTACCATAAGAAAGTATTATAATATGCTTAATAATAGAGAAATTGATGTAAATTTGAATTTAATTAGCAGTGTTTTAACTGAAGGTGACTCTATGAGAATTGAACAGGTGTTGACAAATTTCATTACCAATGCTATAGATCATACAGAAAATAAAAGTAAAATCAGTATAGATATGTGTGAACATGAAGATAAAGTATATGTATATATAAAAAACTGGGGAAAAAATATTGAAAAAGATGAATTATCAAAAATTTGGGATAAATTTTATAAAATAGATAAGTCAAGAAATAGGAGTATTGGAGGAACTGGTCTTGGCCTTGCCATAACTAAAAATATACTTATGCTGCATAAAAGTGATTTTGGAGTAGAAAATTTTAAGGGTGGTGTAGCTTTCTATTTTTCGTTATTTAAAGCAGATAGCTCTGATTGA
- a CDS encoding S1C family serine protease: MNEYEKDSNNKNINNPIDSTSELPTSNYSAYNVSNGTNYNSKDNKYSDNNFTDSDYKVTSVNKQPKRGKRIVSYIALAIICTILGGTASGVVSLYILPKTDFFKSSPLYENLMQQSSSNTNNNSNYKPSSIVSTTNGLTIAEIAKKVSPAVVGVSTTSTTTNNFLGQSQESEGMGSGIIFNNDGYILTNYHVISGAQKISVILSNKKEVSAKVVNYDASMDIAVIKINEKVTLPGIAELGNSSNLQVGDQVVAIGNPLGKEFLGSVTSGIVSALNREVEIEDNNTQTLIQTDAAINPGNSGGPLVNSQGQVIGINSSKIGGNGVEGIGFAIPIDLVKPKISSLSKPILMLGITCTDVSSEDAKQNNVPQGVAVIQVNSSSPAQKAGLQARDIITKFDGKTVKTTDELNSIKATHNAGDKIKIEIYRNGETKSLTLTLSE; encoded by the coding sequence ATGAATGAATATGAAAAAGATTCAAATAATAAAAATATCAATAACCCTATAGATTCTACAAGTGAATTACCAACATCCAACTATTCAGCCTACAATGTATCAAATGGTACAAATTACAACAGTAAAGATAATAAATATTCTGATAATAACTTTACTGATAGTGATTATAAAGTTACTTCTGTAAATAAACAACCTAAAAGAGGTAAGAGAATAGTCTCTTATATAGCTTTAGCAATTATTTGCACAATACTTGGCGGTACTGCTTCCGGTGTTGTATCACTATACATTCTTCCAAAAACAGACTTTTTTAAATCTAGTCCCTTGTATGAAAATTTAATGCAGCAATCTTCTTCTAATACTAATAATAACAGCAATTATAAGCCTTCATCAATTGTTTCTACTACTAATGGCCTTACTATAGCTGAAATTGCTAAAAAAGTTAGTCCCGCTGTAGTTGGAGTTTCTACTACCAGTACCACTACCAATAATTTCCTAGGACAATCTCAGGAATCAGAGGGCATGGGTTCAGGTATAATATTCAATAATGATGGTTATATATTGACAAATTATCATGTTATAAGCGGTGCACAGAAAATAAGTGTAATACTTAGCAATAAAAAAGAAGTATCTGCTAAAGTGGTAAATTACGATGCTTCCATGGATATAGCTGTAATAAAGATAAATGAAAAAGTTACACTTCCAGGCATAGCAGAGTTAGGTAACTCAAGTAATCTTCAAGTTGGTGATCAAGTAGTAGCTATCGGTAATCCTTTAGGAAAAGAATTTTTAGGTTCCGTTACCTCTGGGATTGTCAGTGCTTTAAACAGAGAAGTTGAAATTGAAGACAATAATACCCAAACTCTCATTCAGACAGATGCAGCAATAAATCCTGGTAACAGCGGTGGACCACTAGTTAATTCCCAAGGTCAGGTAATTGGAATAAACAGTTCAAAAATAGGTGGTAATGGTGTTGAGGGAATAGGATTTGCAATACCTATAGATTTAGTTAAACCAAAAATAAGCTCACTTTCTAAACCTATATTAATGCTTGGCATAACTTGTACTGATGTATCCAGCGAAGATGCCAAGCAGAACAATGTACCTCAAGGAGTAGCTGTTATTCAGGTAAACTCCTCTAGTCCAGCTCAAAAAGCAGGTTTGCAGGCACGTGATATAATTACAAAATTTGATGGTAAAACTGTAAAGACAACAGATGAATTAAATAGTATAAAAGCCACTCATAATGCCGGAGATAAAATAAAAATTGAAATTTATAGAAACGGAGAAACTAAATCTCTTACTTTAACCTTATCAGAATAA